The Echinicola rosea genome has a segment encoding these proteins:
- a CDS encoding sensor histidine kinase, producing the protein MKEKALQFKQMEWWMVAGVFFLIILTNILGGKISIGYIGGNSDEMARYFSTIFIPAILFAAFYFMHMKVVPNYQTEHKIWKLILFSLLIFIVSWIATGAFYMGAEWGDDMFIPFYFAAVALYVGYMFVVSFLEKATMAQRNPNYLAYNISRIGALYIFLLIFLFKFHHFYNMIILIIYAIVIPSLIVIFIYNYFLVYRKKQKGQTKASKVYYGLLICLMAGTFFTIAAASGEEEIILVGSVAVALLVLVINPISNALFLKYQGYIEKLDKLNVQLEEKTTDLKQLRNQINPHFLFNALNTIYGISLQENAEKTAESIQKLGDMMRFMLHENTQETIPLDREIDYLINYVDLQQLRIETQENITIEFNRKEEHCKGNIAPMLLIPFIENAFKHGISLQKKSWVRINLRCLEGSLHMDIYNSIHRKSEDDPEGKHSGIGLPNVKQRLQLLYPTRHELVIRENDMEFFVHLSIQLTKP; encoded by the coding sequence ATGAAAGAAAAAGCTCTACAATTTAAACAAATGGAATGGTGGATGGTCGCAGGGGTATTCTTCCTGATCATCCTGACCAATATATTGGGCGGTAAAATAAGTATCGGCTACATTGGGGGAAATTCGGACGAAATGGCCCGGTACTTTTCGACCATTTTTATTCCGGCCATCCTTTTCGCTGCTTTCTACTTTATGCACATGAAAGTGGTCCCTAATTACCAGACTGAACACAAAATATGGAAGCTTATCCTTTTCAGCTTGTTGATATTTATAGTTTCTTGGATAGCTACTGGCGCCTTTTATATGGGTGCCGAATGGGGAGATGACATGTTTATTCCATTTTACTTTGCCGCTGTGGCCCTTTACGTGGGTTATATGTTTGTGGTATCATTCTTGGAAAAGGCCACCATGGCGCAGCGAAACCCTAACTATTTGGCCTATAACATTTCCAGAATTGGGGCATTATATATCTTCTTGCTGATATTCCTCTTTAAGTTTCATCATTTTTACAATATGATTATCTTGATCATTTATGCGATCGTAATTCCATCACTTATTGTCATTTTCATTTACAATTACTTTTTAGTCTATCGCAAAAAACAAAAAGGTCAAACAAAAGCCTCAAAGGTATATTATGGGCTATTGATATGCTTAATGGCCGGCACATTCTTTACCATTGCGGCCGCCTCTGGTGAGGAAGAAATTATCCTGGTCGGTTCAGTGGCGGTTGCCCTTCTGGTACTGGTGATCAATCCCATTTCAAATGCATTATTCCTTAAATACCAAGGATATATCGAAAAGCTGGACAAACTCAATGTACAACTGGAGGAAAAGACCACTGATCTCAAACAACTCCGTAACCAGATCAATCCCCATTTCCTTTTCAATGCCCTGAATACCATTTATGGCATCTCGCTTCAAGAAAATGCAGAAAAAACGGCTGAAAGCATCCAAAAACTAGGCGATATGATGCGCTTTATGCTGCATGAAAACACACAGGAAACCATCCCGCTGGACAGGGAAATTGATTATTTGATCAATTATGTAGATCTGCAGCAATTAAGAATTGAAACTCAGGAAAACATCACCATCGAATTCAATCGAAAAGAAGAGCATTGCAAAGGTAATATCGCACCAATGCTGCTGATTCCCTTTATTGAGAATGCCTTCAAGCACGGCATCAGCCTACAAAAAAAATCATGGGTAAGAATTAACCTTAGGTGCTTGGAGGGCTCGCTACACATGGACATTTATAACAGTATCCATCGTAAAAGCGAAGATGATCCCGAAGGCAAACATTCCGGTATCGGCTTGCCAAACGTCAAACAGCGGCTCCAGCTGCTCTATCCAACGCGCCACGAACTGGTGATACGGGAAAATGACATGGAATTTTTCGTACATTTATCCATACAATTGACCAAACCCTGA
- a CDS encoding LacI family DNA-binding transcriptional regulator: MSEKHQLTLKDIAKELGLAVSTVSRALKSHPDISEETIKMVKDYAEKHHYVPNLLAVNFRKSKTFNIGLIIPELVHQFFSSIISGVLSASNDQGYNVMICQSNEQVDDEKKVAKALLNSRVDGVIISLSNETTEVGHLEEFLAAEIPVVQVDKIIETFDTPKVIVNDFSGAHQAVTELIHKGYQKIAHIRGRLNVHHSNERFRGYAEALAENGMVYRDDYIKVCDYLNQEEGYEFARSLMEGENPPDAIFCVTDLVALGVMRYLKESDIHVPDQVGVIGFSNWQLGEIISPTLSTVHQPGFELGEKATALLLDKINNGLESPNELVVLDADLIVRESVR; this comes from the coding sequence ATGTCCGAAAAGCATCAATTAACATTAAAAGATATAGCCAAAGAATTGGGCTTGGCCGTATCGACCGTTTCGAGAGCACTGAAATCACATCCTGACATCAGTGAAGAAACCATTAAAATGGTAAAGGATTATGCCGAAAAGCATCATTATGTGCCCAACCTCTTGGCGGTTAATTTCAGAAAGAGCAAAACATTTAACATAGGCCTGATCATTCCGGAATTGGTACACCAATTTTTTTCTTCCATCATCAGTGGTGTGCTTAGTGCATCCAATGACCAAGGCTACAATGTCATGATCTGCCAATCCAATGAGCAGGTGGATGATGAAAAGAAAGTGGCCAAGGCACTGCTGAACAGTAGGGTGGATGGGGTCATCATTTCACTTTCCAATGAGACCACCGAGGTGGGCCATTTGGAGGAATTCTTGGCAGCGGAGATCCCAGTGGTACAAGTGGACAAGATCATCGAAACTTTTGATACACCAAAGGTCATTGTTAATGATTTTAGTGGAGCACATCAAGCCGTGACTGAATTGATCCATAAAGGCTATCAAAAAATTGCCCATATCCGTGGAAGACTAAATGTCCATCATTCAAATGAGCGCTTTAGGGGCTATGCAGAAGCATTGGCCGAAAACGGAATGGTATATCGAGATGACTACATCAAGGTATGTGATTATCTTAACCAAGAAGAAGGGTATGAATTTGCCAGGTCCCTGATGGAAGGTGAGAATCCTCCCGATGCAATCTTTTGTGTGACTGATTTGGTCGCATTGGGGGTCATGCGATACTTAAAGGAATCTGATATCCATGTCCCTGATCAAGTAGGCGTGATCGGGTTTAGTAATTGGCAGCTGGGAGAAATCATCAGCCCCACACTTAGTACCGTACATCAGCCAGGCTTTGAATTGGGGGAAAAAGCAACTGCCTTATTGCTTGACAAAATCAATAATGGACTGGAAAGCCCTAATGAACTCGTGGTATTGGATGCTGACCTGATCGTCAGGGAGTCAGTAAGGTGA
- a CDS encoding M23 family metallopeptidase, with the protein MSRIKYYYDPKTCKYERYTKSKWDILLGVLGFLSLSSIFAVGILMVFSYYFDSPKELMLKQENEELKLYYEMMEKEVSHLNEMMTDLKDRDDNLYRVIFESEPIPSSIRDAGYGGSDRFRELKEKGLQQEDLIMDVMNKVGKLKKQMYIQSLSYDELAEKALNKEEYWASIPAIQPIHNEDLKRLASGYGMRIHPILKVRKMHTGIDFSAPKGTPIYATGDGVVEEVKTEFGGYGKSVTIDHGFGFETRYGHMNEFNVRRGQNVKRGDQIGTVGNTGSSTAPHVHYEVIKDGRTINPVHYFFKDLEPTEFDKILELASKENQSLS; encoded by the coding sequence ATGAGTAGAATAAAATATTACTACGATCCCAAAACCTGTAAATACGAACGATACACAAAAAGCAAATGGGACATTTTATTGGGCGTTCTTGGCTTCCTGTCCTTATCTTCGATTTTTGCAGTTGGGATCCTTATGGTCTTTAGCTATTACTTCGACAGCCCAAAGGAGCTGATGCTTAAACAAGAAAATGAAGAGCTGAAGTTATACTATGAAATGATGGAAAAAGAGGTATCCCACCTCAATGAGATGATGACCGACTTAAAGGATCGCGATGACAACCTCTATCGGGTCATCTTCGAATCAGAGCCCATCCCCTCCTCCATTAGGGACGCCGGCTATGGTGGATCTGACCGATTCAGGGAGCTTAAAGAAAAGGGCCTACAGCAAGAGGACCTGATCATGGACGTCATGAACAAGGTGGGCAAGCTCAAAAAACAAATGTACATCCAGTCACTTTCCTATGATGAACTGGCCGAAAAAGCCCTCAATAAAGAAGAATACTGGGCTTCAATCCCCGCTATTCAACCCATCCATAATGAAGACCTCAAAAGACTTGCCTCTGGGTATGGCATGCGTATCCACCCTATCCTAAAGGTAAGAAAAATGCATACCGGGATTGATTTCTCCGCCCCCAAAGGCACGCCTATTTATGCAACCGGCGACGGAGTGGTCGAAGAGGTCAAAACAGAATTTGGTGGTTATGGTAAATCTGTCACGATAGACCATGGCTTTGGTTTTGAAACCAGGTATGGACACATGAATGAATTCAATGTACGTAGGGGCCAAAACGTAAAAAGGGGCGACCAAATCGGCACGGTGGGCAACACCGGTTCCTCTACGGCTCCTCACGTGCACTACGAGGTCATCAAAGATGGCCGTACCATTAATCCTGTCCACTATTTCTTCAAAGACCTAGAACCTACCGAATTTGATAAAATTCTGGAACTTGCCTCCAAAGAAAACCAATCACTCTCCTAA
- the alaS gene encoding alanine--tRNA ligase: MDAKRIRSTFIEYFQSKQHQFVPSAPIVVKNDPTLMFTNAGMNQFKDYFLGNETPASTRATNSQKCLRVSGKHNDLEEVGVDTYHHTMFEMLGNWSFGDYFKKEAIAWSWELLTEVYKLPVDRLYVTVFEGDEGDGLERDMEAFDMWTEHVAKDRILFGDKTDNFWEMGDVGPCGPCSEIHIDLRPEEEIKAKPGEELVNADHPQVIEVWNLVFIQFNRQANGSLSELPAKHIDTGMGFERLVRAIQKKTSNYDTDVFTPFIAAVEKKAGKHYGEDEKIDIAIRVIVDHIRAISFTIADGQLPSNNKAGYVIRRILRRAVRYGYTFLGFHEPFLYDLLPLLSEHFGEMFPEISSQQDFIAKVIYEEEAAFLRTLDNGLKRLEQIKADLADKGEQVISGKVAFELYDTFGFPLDLTSLIARESGISVDEKGFDVEMSKQKDRSRAAAEHETGDWVQVGEDAGVEFVGYDSLETTSNIIKYREIKEKKGTKYQLVLDETPFYAESGGQVGDKGILVGNDETIKVLDTKKENDLIVHFVEKLPQYPEATFAAKVDGAKRALTMNNHTATHLLHAALKEVLGDHVQQKGSLVNDQLLRFDFSHFSKLSDEEILQVERIVNKKVRENIPLLEQRNVPIEEAKKMGATALFGEKYGEFVRVITFDKDYSVELCGGTHVKYTGQIGLFKIVSEGSISSGVRRIEAITADAAEQYIDEQVKAVKSLQELLKSPKDITKAVETLVQERNELKKEIESLHLKQAGALKDELIQAVQRVNGTNQIIAKVSLPSADALKKLAFELKNEVDQVLAVIAADISGKPQIAVVIAESLVGEKSLNAGNAVRQLAKEIQGGGGGQPFFATAGGKHLEGLDQVVIKANEMFSTI; encoded by the coding sequence ATGGACGCTAAAAGAATCAGAAGTACTTTTATCGAGTATTTCCAATCCAAGCAACATCAGTTTGTACCTTCAGCACCAATCGTGGTCAAGAATGACCCGACACTTATGTTTACCAACGCAGGAATGAATCAATTTAAGGATTATTTCCTTGGGAATGAGACCCCTGCGAGCACTCGTGCCACTAACAGTCAAAAGTGCCTGAGAGTTTCTGGAAAGCATAATGACCTGGAAGAAGTAGGCGTGGACACCTATCATCATACAATGTTTGAGATGCTGGGAAACTGGTCTTTTGGTGACTATTTTAAGAAAGAAGCCATTGCTTGGTCTTGGGAGTTGTTGACAGAAGTTTACAAGTTGCCCGTTGACAGGCTTTATGTGACGGTATTCGAGGGGGATGAAGGAGATGGATTGGAGCGGGACATGGAAGCATTTGACATGTGGACAGAGCATGTGGCCAAGGATAGGATTCTCTTTGGGGACAAAACGGATAATTTCTGGGAGATGGGGGATGTAGGTCCCTGCGGTCCGTGTTCCGAAATCCACATTGACCTGCGTCCAGAGGAGGAAATCAAGGCCAAGCCGGGAGAAGAACTGGTAAATGCTGACCATCCACAAGTCATTGAAGTCTGGAACCTGGTATTTATACAATTTAACAGACAAGCCAATGGAAGCCTTTCCGAGCTTCCAGCCAAGCACATCGACACAGGAATGGGCTTTGAGCGATTGGTAAGGGCCATCCAGAAGAAGACCTCCAATTACGATACAGACGTGTTTACGCCGTTTATTGCAGCAGTGGAAAAGAAGGCGGGTAAGCATTATGGAGAAGACGAGAAGATCGATATAGCCATCCGGGTGATCGTGGATCACATCCGAGCCATATCATTTACCATTGCAGACGGGCAGTTACCTTCCAATAATAAAGCAGGCTATGTGATCAGGAGGATCTTGAGAAGGGCAGTGCGGTATGGATATACATTTTTGGGCTTTCATGAGCCGTTCTTGTATGACTTATTGCCATTGCTCTCTGAGCATTTTGGGGAAATGTTTCCCGAGATTTCTTCACAGCAAGATTTTATTGCCAAGGTCATTTATGAAGAGGAGGCCGCTTTCTTGCGCACCTTGGATAATGGCTTGAAGCGACTTGAACAGATCAAAGCAGACTTGGCTGACAAGGGCGAGCAGGTGATTTCCGGTAAGGTGGCCTTTGAGCTGTACGATACTTTTGGTTTTCCGCTGGACCTGACTTCCTTGATTGCACGGGAGAGTGGTATTTCGGTTGATGAAAAAGGATTCGATGTAGAGATGTCCAAGCAGAAAGACCGCTCAAGAGCTGCGGCAGAACATGAAACTGGTGACTGGGTGCAAGTCGGAGAAGATGCGGGGGTGGAATTTGTGGGATATGATAGCCTGGAGACTACCAGCAATATCATCAAGTACAGGGAAATCAAGGAGAAAAAGGGCACGAAATATCAATTGGTGCTGGATGAAACACCCTTCTATGCAGAAAGTGGCGGACAAGTAGGTGACAAGGGCATATTGGTAGGAAATGATGAGACCATCAAAGTCCTTGATACCAAAAAAGAGAATGACCTTATTGTGCATTTTGTGGAAAAACTTCCCCAGTATCCCGAGGCTACTTTTGCCGCTAAAGTGGATGGTGCAAAGAGGGCATTGACGATGAATAACCACACTGCGACCCATTTGCTTCATGCTGCACTTAAGGAAGTGCTGGGAGATCATGTGCAACAAAAAGGATCATTGGTAAATGACCAATTATTGCGCTTTGACTTTTCACATTTTAGCAAATTGAGTGATGAGGAAATTTTGCAGGTGGAGCGCATCGTCAATAAAAAAGTACGGGAAAACATCCCATTGCTGGAGCAGAGAAACGTGCCTATAGAAGAAGCTAAGAAGATGGGGGCTACGGCATTATTTGGTGAGAAATACGGAGAATTTGTGCGAGTGATCACTTTTGACAAGGACTATTCTGTAGAGCTATGCGGAGGAACGCACGTCAAGTACACCGGCCAAATCGGTCTTTTCAAGATTGTTTCGGAAGGATCGATTTCTTCTGGGGTGAGGAGAATAGAGGCGATTACAGCGGATGCCGCTGAGCAATATATCGATGAGCAGGTGAAAGCCGTGAAGTCCCTCCAAGAATTGCTAAAAAGCCCCAAAGATATCACCAAAGCTGTGGAAACACTGGTACAAGAGCGAAATGAGTTGAAGAAGGAAATAGAGTCCCTGCACTTAAAGCAGGCAGGTGCACTGAAGGATGAGCTAATCCAAGCTGTTCAGCGGGTGAATGGTACAAATCAAATCATTGCCAAGGTAAGCCTTCCTTCCGCAGATGCCCTCAAGAAACTGGCCTTTGAATTGAAGAATGAGGTGGATCAAGTGCTTGCCGTCATCGCGGCAGATATCAGCGGCAAGCCTCAGATTGCCGTAGTGATAGCCGAATCGTTGGTCGGTGAAAAATCACTAAATGCAGGTAATGCCGTCCGCCAGCTTGCCAAAGAAATCCAAGGTGGGGGAGGTGGACAGCCTTTCTTCGCTACAGCTGGTGGAAAGCATCTAGAAGGACTCGATCAGGTCGTAATCAAGGCCAATGAGATGTTTTCTACCATCTAA
- the gatB gene encoding Asp-tRNA(Asn)/Glu-tRNA(Gln) amidotransferase subunit GatB encodes MPSQEIKDKYELVVGLEVHVQLLTKSKMYASDSTEFGNLPNTNISVITLGHPGTLPKVNKRAVEFAMKLGLACNSEITRTNIFARKNYFYPDLPKGYQLTQDKNPVCVGGIVPITLEKSGVKREIELTRIHMEEDAGKSMHLAGEVDTLVDYNRAGVPLLEIVTEPCIRASEEAYQFMAEIRKLVRYLDICDGNMEEGSMRCDANISIRLKGETALGKKVEVKNMNSFRNVARAIEHEFERQIELMEKGETIISETRTFDATTGLTAGMRTKEDLNDYRYFPEPDLSPVVISEDWLERISESMPSLPRELHDRFVNDFGLPEYDANVLTDSKEIALYFEELCGETKNYKAASNWMMGPVKSYLNELTLHIEDFAVRPKHLASLIALIDEGKVNFSVASQKIYPEMIKDPSKTPLEIAQKLNLIQESDEGSLKPIVESVLAENEAKVAEYRSGKKGLLGMFMGQVMKKSKGKADPKVANKILTELLED; translated from the coding sequence ATGCCTTCACAGGAGATCAAAGATAAGTACGAGTTGGTAGTGGGACTGGAAGTCCACGTCCAATTGCTGACCAAAAGTAAAATGTACGCCTCGGATTCCACGGAATTCGGAAACTTGCCGAACACCAATATTTCGGTCATCACATTGGGGCACCCGGGAACACTTCCCAAAGTGAACAAGCGAGCGGTGGAATTTGCGATGAAGCTAGGTTTGGCCTGTAATTCTGAAATTACCCGAACCAATATTTTTGCCCGTAAAAACTATTTCTATCCTGACCTTCCTAAAGGATACCAGCTTACCCAAGACAAGAACCCTGTATGCGTGGGTGGAATCGTGCCCATTACACTGGAAAAATCAGGGGTAAAACGTGAAATCGAGCTTACCCGGATCCATATGGAAGAGGATGCAGGTAAATCCATGCACCTTGCGGGTGAGGTGGATACCTTGGTGGATTATAATAGGGCAGGGGTGCCTTTATTGGAGATCGTGACAGAGCCGTGTATCCGGGCATCTGAAGAGGCTTATCAGTTTATGGCAGAGATCAGAAAGCTGGTACGTTATTTGGATATCTGTGACGGTAATATGGAAGAAGGTTCCATGCGGTGTGATGCCAATATCTCGATCCGATTAAAAGGCGAAACAGCATTGGGCAAAAAGGTGGAAGTAAAAAACATGAACTCCTTCCGGAACGTGGCTCGGGCCATCGAGCACGAGTTTGAGCGTCAGATCGAATTGATGGAGAAAGGAGAAACAATCATTTCCGAAACCCGGACTTTTGATGCCACTACCGGACTTACGGCGGGTATGCGGACCAAGGAAGATCTGAACGATTACCGTTATTTTCCGGAGCCAGACCTAAGCCCTGTGGTGATTTCAGAGGATTGGCTGGAGCGTATCAGCGAATCCATGCCTTCTCTTCCGCGTGAATTGCATGACCGGTTTGTGAATGATTTTGGGCTTCCCGAATACGATGCCAATGTGCTGACGGACAGCAAAGAAATAGCCCTTTATTTTGAGGAACTTTGTGGTGAAACGAAGAATTACAAAGCCGCCTCCAACTGGATGATGGGGCCCGTAAAGTCTTATTTGAATGAGCTCACCCTACATATTGAGGATTTTGCTGTTCGGCCAAAACATTTGGCTAGTTTGATTGCTTTGATTGATGAAGGAAAGGTAAACTTCTCCGTGGCTTCGCAAAAGATCTATCCTGAGATGATTAAGGATCCATCTAAGACACCGTTGGAGATCGCCCAGAAGCTCAACCTGATCCAAGAAAGCGATGAGGGTTCGCTAAAACCGATCGTAGAGAGTGTGCTCGCAGAAAATGAAGCAAAAGTAGCAGAGTATAGGTCAGGAAAAAAAGGCCTTCTTGGCATGTTTATGGGACAGGTGATGAAAAAATCTAAAGGAAAGGCAGACCCTAAAGTGGCCAATAAAATTTTAACAGAACTCTTAGAAGACTAA
- a CDS encoding TlpA disulfide reductase family protein: MTKFNYVFLLAALLLVAACSNEVKEEAVFDGEVIISGKLKNTPEGVLILSRYTDNSVEPIDTLSLQDNGKFEYNLSLEGPTFYELDLFGVKQVRLALYNEDVTVNYDFDDEESLAVSGSFDTEQVSKVDQLADDYQEQINQLNSDYYEALSAKDEAAVKSIQEKALTLESDHSAKVKSTIDGMNGSFAALAAVGMLNPRNDFSYIDSLVTELDQKYPETKMIVALKQQLDEMRALSIGQPAPEITLPNPEGEEVKLSDFKGKYVLIDFWAAWCKPCREENPNVVRLYNEYNAEGFEVFGVSLDRSKDAWVKAIEEDNLTWTHVSDLKYFNSEAAATYKINAIPATYMIDPEGKIIAKDLRGPALENKLKEIFE; encoded by the coding sequence ATGACGAAGTTCAATTATGTGTTTTTGCTTGCTGCCCTTTTATTGGTGGCAGCCTGCTCCAATGAAGTGAAGGAAGAGGCCGTTTTTGATGGTGAAGTGATCATCAGTGGAAAGCTCAAAAATACACCAGAAGGTGTGTTGATCCTTTCAAGGTACACTGATAATAGCGTGGAGCCCATCGATACCTTGTCCTTACAGGATAATGGCAAGTTTGAATACAACCTTAGCCTCGAAGGGCCGACCTTTTATGAACTTGATCTTTTTGGGGTAAAGCAGGTAAGGTTGGCGCTTTATAATGAGGATGTGACGGTAAATTATGATTTTGATGATGAAGAAAGCCTCGCTGTATCCGGTTCTTTTGACACCGAGCAGGTCAGTAAAGTGGATCAACTGGCCGATGATTATCAAGAGCAGATCAACCAATTAAACAGTGATTATTACGAAGCACTTTCAGCGAAGGACGAAGCGGCCGTAAAAAGCATCCAAGAGAAAGCATTGACCTTGGAATCAGACCATTCGGCAAAGGTTAAAAGTACTATTGATGGAATGAATGGAAGTTTTGCGGCATTGGCAGCAGTGGGAATGCTTAATCCCAGAAATGACTTTTCCTATATCGATAGCCTAGTGACGGAACTTGATCAGAAATATCCCGAGACCAAAATGATCGTAGCGTTGAAGCAGCAGCTTGATGAAATGAGAGCACTCAGCATTGGACAGCCAGCTCCTGAGATAACACTTCCCAATCCAGAGGGAGAGGAAGTAAAGCTATCCGATTTTAAAGGAAAATACGTCTTAATAGACTTTTGGGCGGCCTGGTGTAAGCCTTGCCGGGAGGAAAATCCCAATGTGGTCCGTTTGTACAATGAGTACAATGCCGAAGGGTTCGAAGTATTCGGAGTGTCTTTGGATAGAAGCAAAGATGCCTGGGTGAAGGCCATCGAAGAGGATAATCTTACCTGGACCCACGTATCGGATTTAAAATACTTCAATTCTGAAGCGGCAGCAACCTATAAAATTAATGCTATACCTGCTACCTACATGATTGATCCTGAGGGTAAAATAATAGCAAAGGACTTAAGAGGGCCGGCGTTGGAAAATAAATTAAAGGAAATTTTCGAATAG
- a CDS encoding nucleoid-structuring protein H-NS, whose amino-acid sequence MKKSSFKSPLSRLVTLVLFGLLAMGACKSKKKVVEAAPEPAPVEEPAPAPAPDPEPTAEEVAVGKLEGYFSNIATASSVQSANSSIQEALSMFSNQNTPVLIVIHEENGIKDYDEPTTIAKYLNYLKDTKKNLNFISDVRLDGSGKITELELRRR is encoded by the coding sequence ATGAAAAAAAGTAGTTTTAAATCACCACTAAGCAGGTTAGTCACCCTAGTTCTTTTTGGGTTGTTAGCCATGGGTGCTTGTAAGAGTAAGAAGAAAGTAGTAGAGGCTGCTCCAGAACCAGCACCAGTGGAAGAGCCAGCGCCTGCTCCCGCTCCCGATCCAGAGCCCACAGCCGAAGAAGTAGCTGTAGGTAAGTTGGAGGGATATTTCTCCAACATCGCGACTGCCAGTAGCGTACAAAGTGCGAATAGCTCTATTCAAGAAGCTTTGAGTATGTTTTCGAATCAAAACACACCCGTTTTGATCGTTATTCATGAAGAAAATGGTATCAAGGATTATGATGAGCCAACGACCATCGCCAAATACCTCAATTACCTAAAGGATACCAAGAAGAACCTAAATTTCATCAGTGATGTGAGATTGGATGGAAGTGGAAAAATCACGGAACTGGAACTTCGTCGTAGATAA